In Bos taurus isolate L1 Dominette 01449 registration number 42190680 breed Hereford chromosome 11, ARS-UCD2.0, whole genome shotgun sequence, one DNA window encodes the following:
- the CGREF1 gene encoding cell growth regulator with EF hand domain protein 1 isoform X2: MLQIKVPKHRSHTVVTGRMLPVKMRTLLLLLLPLSQAAPKDGTMRLHPEAQHLPLPNPFEPGQEQLRLLQSYLKGLERMEEEPEHMSREQVLLYLFALHDYDQSGQLDGLELLSMLTAALAPGASDSPTTNPVILVVDKVLETQDLNGDGLMTPAELVNFPGEAPRHTEPREPPEPQDVEMQPLLAKSPSRQEEHDTLSPGEAAGGQAEARREFLEPVQEAGGQADAVREAPGPGGEVGGQVETGDAGERAEELLGETLGSKNSPNELEVHAIQLENSEM; encoded by the exons ATGTTACAGATCAAGGTTCCAAAACACAGAAGTCACACAGTTG TTACAGGAAGGATGTTACCTGTGAAGATGAGAACgttactgctgctgctcctgccccTGAGTCAGGCTGCTCCCAAAGATGGCACCATGAG gTTACACCCTGAAGCACAGCATCTGCCTCTGCCCAACCCCTTCGAGCCAGGCCAGGAGCAACTTCG ACTTCTACAGAGCTACCTAAAGGGACTAGAGAGGATGGAAGAGGAGCCAGAGCACATGAGCCGAGAGCAGG TTCTCCTCTACCTCTTTGCTCTCCACGACTACGACCAGAGTGGACAGCTGGATGGCCTGGAGCTGCTGTCCATGTTGACAGCCGCTCTGGCCCCTGGAGCTTCTGACTCTCCCACCACCAACCCG GTGATCCTGGTAGTGGACAAGGTGCTGGAGACTCAGGACCTGAATGGGGATGGGCTTATGACCCCTGCAGAGCTTGTCAATTTCCCTGGAGAGGCTCCGAGGCACACAGAGCCCAGAGAGCCTCCGGAGCCACAAGATGTTGAGATGCAGCCTCTGTTGGCTAAAAGCCCATCGAGACAAGAAGAACATGACACTCTGAGTCCTGGAGAAGCAGCTGGAGGACAGGCAGAGGCCAGAAGGGAGTTCTTGGAGCCTGTACAGGAGGCTGGGGGACAGGCTGATGCTGTAAGAGAAGCCCCAGGCCCTGGAGGGGAGGTTGGGGGACAGGTAGAGACTGGGGACGCTGGAGAGAGAGCAGAAGAACTTCTAGGAGAAACACTGGGGTCTAAGAACTCCCCAAATGAGCTTGAGGTTCATGCTATTCAGCTGGAGAATAGTGAGATGTAA
- the CGREF1 gene encoding cell growth regulator with EF hand domain protein 1 isoform X1, protein MLPVKMRTLLLLLLPLSQAAPKDGTMRLHPEAQHLPLPNPFEPGQEQLRLLQSYLKGLERMEEEPEHMSREQVLLYLFALHDYDQSGQLDGLELLSMLTAALAPGASDSPTTNPVILVVDKVLETQDLNGDGLMTPAELVNFPGEAPRHTEPREPPEPQDVEMQPLLAKSPSRQEEHDTLSPGEAAGGQAEARREFLEPVQEAGGQADAVREAPGPGGEVGGQVETGDAGERAEELLGETLGSKNSPNELEVHAIQLENSEM, encoded by the exons ATGTTACCTGTGAAGATGAGAACgttactgctgctgctcctgccccTGAGTCAGGCTGCTCCCAAAGATGGCACCATGAG gTTACACCCTGAAGCACAGCATCTGCCTCTGCCCAACCCCTTCGAGCCAGGCCAGGAGCAACTTCG ACTTCTACAGAGCTACCTAAAGGGACTAGAGAGGATGGAAGAGGAGCCAGAGCACATGAGCCGAGAGCAGG TTCTCCTCTACCTCTTTGCTCTCCACGACTACGACCAGAGTGGACAGCTGGATGGCCTGGAGCTGCTGTCCATGTTGACAGCCGCTCTGGCCCCTGGAGCTTCTGACTCTCCCACCACCAACCCG GTGATCCTGGTAGTGGACAAGGTGCTGGAGACTCAGGACCTGAATGGGGATGGGCTTATGACCCCTGCAGAGCTTGTCAATTTCCCTGGAGAGGCTCCGAGGCACACAGAGCCCAGAGAGCCTCCGGAGCCACAAGATGTTGAGATGCAGCCTCTGTTGGCTAAAAGCCCATCGAGACAAGAAGAACATGACACTCTGAGTCCTGGAGAAGCAGCTGGAGGACAGGCAGAGGCCAGAAGGGAGTTCTTGGAGCCTGTACAGGAGGCTGGGGGACAGGCTGATGCTGTAAGAGAAGCCCCAGGCCCTGGAGGGGAGGTTGGGGGACAGGTAGAGACTGGGGACGCTGGAGAGAGAGCAGAAGAACTTCTAGGAGAAACACTGGGGTCTAAGAACTCCCCAAATGAGCTTGAGGTTCATGCTATTCAGCTGGAGAATAGTGAGATGTAA